In Luteitalea sp. TBR-22, one genomic interval encodes:
- a CDS encoding FAD-binding protein encodes MTTIRPDSIEALAAAVPAHARLRIRGSGTKPGLAHDTEGAVTMDLSALRGVTEYTPAECTFTALAGTPVADVIAALSSHGHALPFDPPLVAAGATLGGTVAAGVNGACRYRFGGIRDFVIGARIVDGCGRVLRGGGAVVKNAAGFLIHQALVGSCGRLGVLAELTFKVFPAPPAHVTMRAEVEDVGSALRMLAAVQAARVDAEALDVDQGRRVHVRIGGFPEALPARVDALRRVLGSSAELLDGAEEARAWSEAGEFTWAPADAALVRVPTSPSSVADLDTAVALAGHARRISVGGHLLWIACEASSLDGLDACLRDRGLVGQVLRGASGRPFLGAHVDSPVEARLKAVLDPDGRF; translated from the coding sequence ATGACGACGATCCGTCCCGACTCGATCGAGGCGCTCGCGGCGGCCGTGCCCGCGCACGCCCGCCTGCGCATCCGGGGGTCCGGCACCAAGCCCGGACTCGCGCATGACACCGAAGGCGCCGTCACAATGGACCTGTCCGCCCTGCGTGGCGTCACCGAGTACACGCCGGCCGAGTGCACGTTCACGGCGCTGGCCGGGACGCCGGTCGCCGACGTGATCGCGGCGCTTTCGTCGCACGGCCATGCGCTGCCCTTCGATCCGCCGCTCGTGGCCGCCGGCGCGACGCTCGGCGGCACGGTGGCCGCGGGCGTCAACGGCGCGTGTCGCTACCGCTTCGGCGGCATCCGCGACTTCGTGATCGGCGCCCGGATCGTCGATGGCTGCGGGCGAGTCCTGCGGGGCGGCGGGGCGGTGGTCAAGAACGCCGCGGGCTTCCTGATCCATCAGGCGCTGGTCGGCAGTTGCGGGCGGCTGGGCGTGCTGGCCGAACTCACCTTCAAGGTCTTCCCGGCGCCGCCGGCGCACGTGACGATGCGTGCCGAGGTGGAAGACGTGGGGTCGGCGCTGCGCATGCTGGCCGCGGTGCAGGCGGCACGCGTCGACGCCGAGGCCCTCGACGTCGATCAGGGGCGGCGGGTGCACGTGCGCATCGGCGGCTTCCCTGAGGCACTGCCGGCGAGGGTCGACGCCCTCCGCCGCGTGCTCGGCAGCTCGGCCGAGCTGCTCGACGGCGCCGAGGAGGCGCGCGCCTGGAGCGAGGCAGGCGAGTTCACGTGGGCGCCCGCCGACGCCGCGCTGGTGCGCGTGCCGACCTCGCCGTCATCGGTCGCCGACCTCGACACCGCCGTGGCGCTGGCGGGACACGCACGCCGGATCAGCGTCGGCGGCCACCTGCTGTGGATCGCGTGCGAGGCGTCGAGCCTGGACGGCCTCGACGCGTGCCTGCGCGATCGGGGACTGGTGGGGCAGGTCCTGCG